ttttaatagtagtatgttataatttttactttctttgaatttatggattaatttaaaaatattgatattttgtgTACTGAATATTgtaaaatagtataattatttttttaaaaaaaaatactaatatctatactatataatttgGCCAACATCCTCTTAGTATTAATTGGGGAATATCATACCCacttgaaaaacaaaacacaaataattattcaacaaCACTAAAATACCACTAGAGCACCGGATCTGCGTCAACGAACCGACCAGCTTTGATGACCTAAAATCTAGAGCGTAGATCCTTTGACGTTTCATAATTTGAGATGACGCCACATTGATCAGCAGATGAGCATATTTAGCCTTATAAATATCCTCATTTCACGgcattttttataagatatatttttatttgctcCCTCATTTACTACTTGAGATCGTTATTTACCATCTTAAACTTGAGCTGACCTATGCATCGGAGGGTCTTCATCGAGGAACATCCCCACTAGCCTAACATGTTTTTCTCTTCTGAGCGACCATCAAAACATTTGGAAGAATCACAATGGATCAAAGATCAACACCCCTGGGAGATCGCATCATACTGGTCACAAACCACCACTCTCTGGGAGATCAATTTGACCAACATCAAGTATTTATACtaatgatatttaaattttaattatatattagtcatatgaaactttgaaaaaaagaaaaaaaagtattctTGCTAGTTatggatttaaaaaaaaaatgtgatcgtatgcatatttaaataaatgttaatAGGCAATTGGATAATCTCATCTCCAAAGTCCCTGTGTGCAATGTTAATATAGTACTTATCGTACTATGAACATTTATttgtagttaattttttttttgttaattatgttactagttcaatttttgtaattaacaaaaataataaatgttaaaacaaggttaatatgtaatatattaatattaacatatgtaatatataaatatataattatatatcgtGATATATtagatagaaacaaatatcaagagtattatatgtaatttttcaaaccactaTAGGGGAacatatgtaattacaccaaatttaaaaaaaataataatataattatccctaatttttatttttaaaatatgtattatatttatgggataattacactcccagtccctaaagtttggtgtaattacacgtaaatcccctgtggtttgaaaaattacatttagcactcataaggtttgcttccgtataacaaataaattcttctGTTGTAGTccaaattcactaaatttgcttataataacaaaaaaaattaaaaatatatatttaccccttaattgatttattactgattcaATGCAAGTCaagtaattcttttattaccaaattaccctcatatatCTTCACGctttaatgcatatgaggaggTGTATCTTCAcaattataagggtagttcaGTCGGAAAAAAATGTTTGACCTGCCATAAGTCAGTAACAAAtaaattgagggtaaatatcttatagttttttttgttaatatcagcaaatcgatgaattttgactaacaaatagatttatttgttagacggaacgGAAGCAATCTTCAAGATTGTTAGAtgaaatttctcaaaccacagaaaatttatatataattacacagaatctcaaaaaaatatatatataatcatccATATATTTATCTGATTATATGCATACAAGTATCACGTGACgcactaatattaaaaaatagagtacCGAAGTGTAAATATACGTCAGAAAATTTATTGTCCGGGCCCACCCTATGCTTCGATAATACTTAAATGTccttttcccaaaaaaaataaaaaattaaaatagaaaaaaaggaGTGGCTAGATTCTTATATCCATTAatcacataaattatttaacttagaTCCACATTAATTCCATAATTATCCATTTCTACCCCCCacaaactatatattaattaaggttaaaattgaaaaatNNNNNNNNNNNNNNNNNNNNNTACTACTAATCACATACAAATTATgctattaataaaatcaaaaaggTCTCTATCATCATTTCCCCACCAAACAATCAAACTTTCATTGTCCAAACCATCAAACTGAGGAACAAAACATAAAGcccaaaaaatttacaagaaaaaaataaatcccaTTTTGCTCAAAACTAAatagtactttttttttatagttaatttgcaatttttttttaccatttttttataaattgaaccgattattacacaaaaatcGATCTGCGTATGTTTTAAAAAGCAAAGTTTGTCGAGTTGTTTTTGTACTCAAAGACGATCAAATATGTACACTTTGGCTATTATGATATGCCTTTGTTTTAAAAGAATAGTACTTCTGATTTCATGATTTAtcgttaaaattttatgtaaatatctCTTTATTTAGACGATTcggcattttttaaaatttatacgtTTTTGTTTAAGTTTAGGGATGATTACACTCTCATCTTCTGAGAttcgatataattatacgttgATCGCCTGTGGTTTGAAatttacatctaacacccttGAGGTTtactttcgtctaataaataaatcactcAATTGGTCAAAACTCTCGTACTTActgatgttaataaaaaaaattaattattttacccttgattgatttattacaggtcaaataatttgttttgaacTAAAGTACCTGTGGAGATATACCTATTCACAtacattaacgcgtgaagacgtacaatgataatttgatcataaaaagatttatttgacgtgtaataagttagtaataagtcaatcgaaggtaaatatagattttttttattattttattaatatcagtaaattcgattaattttaactaatgaaaagaattatttgttagacgaaagcaaagtTCATGAGTGccagatgtaatttttcaaataaaaaagatttatatacaattacattaaattttagggaaaaagagtgtaattatcccttaaattAGGAAgtattactatttatttaaattattttataagaaaagtTAATGTAcacattgaatttattatactGTACCGATACATGAATAGGGGGCGTAGCCTAATATTGTTTAGAGATTGgcgatttttttaaagcagAATTCCGTGAAAATTACtccttatttaatttagatgcGTTTTCCCTCGTGAAATTCACGGCTCCGTAGAGATTCCCCATTTTTTCTGTCTCTGCTTTGGGATCTCATTTCTTCAATCTGTTTCCGGatttaaaaagattgaaattagttttattgtttttcttttgtttgattgGTAAATCAAGTTTTTTCAGCTGATGGGTTTTCGTTGAAACCCACCAATGCAccctaaattttgaatctcTAACGCAACTCGCATTGCAATTTGTAGACACGCTTGAATTATGCTTGTTTTTGTGTGTAAAGATCAATTTTGCTGCGTTAGAATTTAGGTTATAGTGGTGATATTGTATGAAGATGAATTGTTGGCGGTGGAAATGAGGCTTAAATGGAGGCGATTAGATCAGAGAGAGGTGCGGAGAAATTGCTGCCATTGCAGGGGGCGGTGATACAGAGGACGAGATTACAAGTTTGGTTTATTAGGGTTTGTTCTAGCATACTGATATGGACTTGTTTGGTTCAACTGGTGGCAGTTGGGGAGCTCTGGCATCCTCGCTTGCTTACTGGATTTCCGGGATTCACGAAAATGTCTGCCCATCAAGAGGGATCAATGCCTTCTTCGCCTCCGCCACTCGTTCCGGCTAGTAAGTAGCCTCttctagatgtaatttctgtAGCAGTGGTGGTTCTTTGTTGATTAATTGACGGTGCTTTTCTGAATCCGAGTTGCTTGCTACGGAGTAATTGAGAATGTAGAGTGATGTAGGTTGATTAATTGCAATTGGAAAAAAGGAGTGTGATGTTGTGTAACGGGAAGAATGTTTCTGGAGGATGCTATGCTTGTATGCAGAATCACTGTAATTGGTTGCAGTTTTCTCCAGGAAAGGCGCATCATGGGTTGTTTGATGCTATTCGCGCAATCTTTCTCTCCAATCTTTTCGGTTTTAGTAGTTTGAGAATATACTTTCTGGAATGAGTGATTCATGCATGTAAAATGGGTAAAACTTTGACATGGTGGAGATAATAGGATTTTAAATGTTCTGGGGAATTGCTGGAAGCTTATTATGTGGTATCATGCTTGCTACATTACCATTCTTATTTATTCTGTTTCATATGCACCCTGATGCGGATTCTGTCTTGGGTCTGCAGGGGGTGGGTGGGTACGTTAGTTTAGTATCTCGTCGAGATTATCAGCccactaataaaaatttctgtTTGTTCCTTGGATTTTGGTGAGAAAAGTGATAATTGAAAGGGGTCCTTTTAGTCTATTGTGtatgaaaccaaaaaaaacaaaaaggaaataagAGTTTTCATGTTACACAATGGAACTGAATATTAAACCTATCCTTCAAATTTTTcgttgatgattttttactagTTTATGTCGAGGAACTGCCTTCATCTTCTAGAGGAAATATGGTGTTATCTATCTTAATCCTTGCACTCTTTTATGGTCTTCTTGAGGATGGTAGACGCAATAATAATTGTCAGTGAAATTTTACAAGTGTACTTGAGATGTCATACAGATAAAATTGTGATATTAACACTCAAACTATAAACTAATGACAATTTGCAGGGAATTATACGAGTAATGGCTTTCTCAAAGTCTCTTGCAATGGTGGCTTGAATCAAATGCGCTCTGCGGTTGGTATTAATATCTGTCTCGTCCTTGTCTAACTATTTATGTTTCACTTTGTCTAATTTAGCACCTTCGGACATTCAGATTTGTGACATGGTAACTGTTGCACGGCTATTAAATCTTACATTGGTCGTTCCAGAGCTTGATAAGACATCATTTTGGGCTGATCCTAGGTACTTAAAGTGAAACGAAGTATTTGATAATGCCCTTTCCGTTTATGCATTTTGAATTGAAGCGGTTTAACATGCAGCAATTTTGAGGATATTTTCGATGTGCAACATTTTATTGATTCATTAAGAGATGAAGTGCGAATTATCAAGAGGTTGCCGAAGAGGTTTGGCCTGCGATATGGATATCAACCACTTGTAATGCCTCCTGTTAGCTGGTCAAATGAGCAGTACTACTTGCAACAGGTCTGCTAGTTGTATTTCCACCAAAATGTCTTCACAGGAATACTAttacaaaatgaaatattagaaaaacaaaaattctatCTTATGCTTCACTTTTTACTAACCTGCAAATTGTAACTAATATTTGAAAAGTGAATTTCTAACTCTTACACTTCAAGATAAGTATAAGATAGggaaatataatttgatgagaattttttatgaaagcaTTTCATTTGTGCACCATTCAGTAGTATATCTGCTTATTTGCCACAATCTTACAAGAAGCACTATTTGACCTGGATGTTTGGCATCTATCTAGAAATAACAATTGACTTGGTAATTATGTGTGTTTGTAAGGTTAGAGAGATGACAAGTAGCTTTTGGTTCTAAAATATAGGAAGATTGATGACTAATCATTGAAtcggaaaaagaaaattctgaaGATGCGAATAAGATTCAGGAGTATGGTTGAATATCATATATGGTGAAGAGGAGTGGTCCATCTAAGGATTAGGAACAGTGTCCACAATTGCTTTATCATAATTGAGATCACTTTGAAACCTAAACAGAATGAGTATATCTTACACTTGCTACTTTAGGATATAACTTCTGACAGGATACTCCACTTTGATTACCCCTTTTATTGATTGGAATTATGTTGGACATTTGTTCAGTTTTCAATCCACCTTGCAGATTCTGCCTCTCTTTGATAAGCACAAGGTGTTACACTTCAACCGAACAGATTCACGTCTGGCTAACAATGGGATTTCTCTGGATCTTCAGAGGCTCAGGTGCCGTGTCAATTTTCAGGCACTAAAGTTTACACCTGAGATCGAGGCACTGGGAAACAAGTTGGTTCGCATTATTCAGCAGAAGGGACCCTATTTAGCTTTGCATTTGAGATATGAGATGGATATGTTGGCTTTCTCCGGTTGCACTCATGGCTGCAGTATAGAGGAAGCCGAGGAGCTCAAAAGACTGAGGTAATTTGCATGAAGAAACTcagttataaattaatgtatcATGTGAGAATAATATGTTGGTTTATTAATTCTCCGTTCCATGGTATAAGAAATCAAACTGTTCTTAGTTTTGGGATGACAGTATCACCATTACTTGCAATGCTTTAACACTAAGGAAACTTAATGTGTGAAGTTAATAAGtatctttcctttttgttgGGTGTTTTAGGTTCTTAACTCATCCTTGCAATTTTTCTCCAGCTGAGATTGGCAGCTTAATAGCTCCAATCCCCTTCCCTCGTTCTTTTAGTAGGATCAAGTCTTTCTGTTTTCCATTTCttcactttatttttctggTTCAGGTATGCATTTCCTTGGTGGAGGGAGAAAGAGATAGTATCCGAAGAGAAAAGATCAAATGGCTTGTGTCCTCTTACCCCAGAGGAAATGGCTTTGATTTTACAAGCATTGGGTTTTGACAAGGAGACACAGATCTATATTGCATCTGGTGAGATCTATGGTGGTGAAAGGAGACTTGCAGCACTAAGAGCTGCCTTTCCAAGGATTGTGAGTCAGTGGTTACTGTATCTTTATGTCCTTCTCTGTGTACCTATCTAAATGTGCGTGTGCTCAAATCTGTTAGGAGAAATAATTAGCAGGAACTGCTTGTTCTGTGTGACCCTCTGCGAATAATAGATTATCTAGCTATCTGacaaatattataagtatttCTTGTAATGAGAGAACACaatcttcacaaaaaatcttttttgttaaagatCCTTAACCAACATACCTGGTTGCCAAAGAGTGAATCATTGGGCTGGAAAATACCAGAGCAGGTACCTGCTGATGCTTCTGGTTGGGAATTTTTACACGTGCTGTGGAACagggaatatttttttgaacatGAAGCGAAGAAGCAATTATTTATCAGAGCATAATGCTTTGTTCTAAAGGTGTGGTGGTTTTACGATTACAAGCCAGATTTTCTGTTTCCAAAATGTTGAACAAAAAACTAGGACagctattatatattttatgttcaaaatcaaCAAAGGTGGCTATCTTTGTCATCAGGTCTGTGGAACGGTGAGTATTTATGTTTTAGAAGATTTAcaagttttcaaataaattaatctaggGATGGCACATCAGTCTTCTTCCTTCTTCCAGCATCTTTGTATTAAGGCTAGTTGGACTGCACATTAAGTACCAAATTGAATACAAGATCAAGAAACTGACTATGCATTGGGAATTTTGATGATGTTGATCTCTTCaatgttgtttttttctttttgccacTTTGTTCGTATTGTATTGCTCTTTTTCTAATATCTTACTTATGCTGTGGTTCAGCTGAAAAAGGAAATGCTGCTGGATCCTGATGATTTGCGCCAGTTCCAGAATCATTCATCTCAAATGGCAGCACTAGATTTTATGGTTTCTGTTGCCAGTAATATCTTTATTCCCACT
This region of Sesamum indicum cultivar Zhongzhi No. 13 linkage group LG4, S_indicum_v1.0, whole genome shotgun sequence genomic DNA includes:
- the LOC105159996 gene encoding uncharacterized protein At1g04910 gives rise to the protein MEAIRSERGAEKLLPLQGAVIQRTRLQVWFIRVCSSILIWTCLVQLVAVGELWHPRLLTGFPGFTKMSAHQEGSMPSSPPPLVPARNYTSNGFLKVSCNGGLNQMRSAICDMVTVARLLNLTLVVPELDKTSFWADPSNFEDIFDVQHFIDSLRDEVRIIKRLPKRFGLRYGYQPLVMPPVSWSNEQYYLQQILPLFDKHKVLHFNRTDSRLANNGISLDLQRLRCRVNFQALKFTPEIEALGNKLVRIIQQKGPYLALHLRYEMDMLAFSGCTHGCSIEEAEELKRLRYAFPWWREKEIVSEEKRSNGLCPLTPEEMALILQALGFDKETQIYIASGEIYGGERRLAALRAAFPRILKKEMLLDPDDLRQFQNHSSQMAALDFMVSVASNIFIPTYDGNMARVVEGHRRFRGFKKTIQLDRRRLVELLDLHQNGNLSWDGFSVAVRLAHERRMGQPTLRRVIADKPKEEDYFYANPQECLCDSTSCGDLLGPGNTTAFQ